A genome region from Musa acuminata AAA Group cultivar baxijiao chromosome BXJ3-5, Cavendish_Baxijiao_AAA, whole genome shotgun sequence includes the following:
- the LOC135638313 gene encoding uncharacterized protein LOC135638313 isoform X2 has protein sequence MTTRTIRRRLHHGDVDGRKSEFVEPSRFDIQNEPLLGNDNHSDNYKGYDDRHRQDWDDKTKEVDLHWTCLLSNLTVQWSQWLASIARGSGSVLGRLLSLSSITSVQFVPICLTPLQEERLRNLRRRLKVRFDGSHLDHQDALKQLWQSSYPNREVPPFKSDSWKEMGWQGCDPSTDFRGGGFISLENLIYFAKNYPNSFQMLLHKSEGRRAEWEYPFAVAGVNVSFMLIQMLDLQSGVRFLGLLGNDEKAFDNLYCIAFCMLDAQWLARHASYMEFNEVLKFTRIQLERELALEDVTSIKDLPAYNMII, from the exons ATGACAACAAGAACCATTAGAAGGCGGCTTCATCATGGAGATGTTGATGGAAGGAAAAGTGAGTTTGTGGAACCATCAAGATTTGATATCCAAAATGAACCACTACTTGGAAATGACAACCATTCAGACAATTATAAG GGATATGATGATAGACACAGACAAGATTGGGATGACAAAACAAAGGAAGTAGACCTTCACTGGACCTGCCTTTTGTCCAATTTGACTGTTCAGTGGTCTCAATGGTTAG cAAGTATTGCCCGTGGCTCTGGATCTGTTTTAGGAAGGTTATTATCACTTTCTTCTATTACAAGTGTACAATTTGTCCCAATTTGTCTTACTCCATTGCAG GAAGAAAGGTTGAGAAACCTGAGGCGGAGACTGAAGGTTCGGTTTGATGGATCTCATTTGGATCATCAA GATGCTCTGAAACAGCTTTGGCAGTCATCCTACCCTAATCGAGAAGTTCCCCCGTTTAAATCTGACTCATGGAAGGAAATGGGTTGGCAAGGTTGTGATCCATCAACCGATTTCAG GGGTGGTGGCTTTATATCATTGGAAAACCTCATCTATTTTGCCAAAAACTACCCG AATTCTTTCCAAATGCTGTTGCACAAATCAGAAGGTAGAAGAGCTGAGTGGGAGTATCCTTTTGCCGTAGCTGGCGTTAATGTATCATTCATGTTGATTCAGATGCTAGACTTGCAGTCAG GAGTTCGTTTCCTGGGACTGCTTGGAAACGATGAGAAAGCATTTGATAACCTCTATTGTATAGCTTTCTGTATGTTGGATGCTCAGTGGCTTGCAAGACATGCTTCTTATATGGAGTTCAAT GAGGTTCTGAAGTTCACAAGAATTCAGTTGGAGCGCGAACTTGCACTGGAAGACGTTACCAGCATAAAAGACTTGCCTGCATACAACATGATTATATAG
- the LOC135637552 gene encoding probable protein phosphatase 2C 59, with translation MGHLSSLGGIQTDAAPVSGGGLSQNGKFSYGYASSPGKRASMEDFYETRIDGVDGEIVGLFGVFDGHGGARAAEYVKAHLFSNLIRHPKFISDTKSAIADAYSHTDSEFLKSENSQNRDAGSTASTAILVGDRLLVANVGDSRAVICRGGKAFAVSRDHKPDQTDERQRIEDAGGFVMWAGTWRVGGVLAVSRAFGDRLLKQFVVADPEIQEEVIDNSLEFLILASDGLWDVVTNEEAVAMIQSVEDPEQAAKRLLQEAYQRGSADNITCVVVRFIAGQENTTTVQQ, from the exons ATGGGTCACTTGAGTTCCCTTGGTGGGATTCAGACGGACGCCGCTCCAGTTAGTGGTGGAGGACTCAG TCAGAATGGGAAGTTCAGTTATGGGTATGCAAGCTCTCCTGGGAAAAGGGCTTCAATGGAAGACTTTTATGAAACAAGAATTGATGGTGTTGATGGAGAAATTGTTGGCTTGTTTGGAGTTTTTGATG GTCATGGTGGTGCTCGAGCGGCAGAGTACGTTAAAGCGCACCTCTTCAGCAATTTGATTAGACATCCCAAGTTCATTAGTGATACCAAGTCAGCTATAG CTGATGCATACAGCCATACAGACTCAGAGTTTCTGAAATCTGAGAATAGTCAGAATCGTGATGCTGGCTCAACTGCTTCCACTGCCATCCTTGTTGGCGATCGTTTGTTGGTTGCAAATGTTGGGGATTCTAGGGCTGTTATATGTAGAGGAGGGAAGG CATTTGCTGTCTCAAGGGATCACAAGCCCGATCAAACAGATGAGAGACAACGGATTGAAGATGCTGGAGGCTTTGTTATGTGGGCTG GGACATGGCGGGTTGGTGGTGTTCTTGCTGTATCACGTGCATTTGGTGATAGGCTCTTGAAGCAGTTTGTTGTTGCAGACCCAGAAATACAG GAAGAGGTCATTGATAATTCTCTGGAGTTTCTTATCCTTGCAAGTGATGGATTGTGGGATGTTGTCACAAATGAG GAGGCTGTAGCCATGATACAATCCGTAGAGGACCCAGAACAAGCGGCAAAGAGACTGTTACAGGAAGCTTATCAAAGAGGAAGTGCAGACAATATCACTTGTGTTGTGGTACGTTTCATTGCCGGCCAGGAAAACACCACAACAGTGCAGCAGTAG
- the LOC135638703 gene encoding serrate RNA effector molecule-like, protein MAEAVEAPADPQSEPRESPRDGSPSQLPPPPPPPRRDGDSRDRKGDWLPSRREDHHDSRSSSPPLPPPPASGRPRGEKDREYRRRSSPSPPPYRDRRRSPPRRSPPPGSFKRARRDDGGYDRRRGSPRGGYVPDDRRYGYDYGGGYDRVGSGSRGGYGDERPYGRHMYRSSDLPDSGHGGYGDGPEFIQRGGLMSYKQFIQELEDDISPAEAECRYKEYRSEYISTQKQAYFEAHKEEQWLKDKYHPTNLVAVIERRKEQARSIAKEFLLDLQSGILDLGPGSTASSANKSGNGSEPNSEDEAGPSGKRRRHDRGPAKENELLSATPKAHPVSSEPRRIQSDVEQAQALVRKLDIEKGIQDNVLSSSGHDKLDAEKSHGGSMGPIVIIRGLATVKGLEGVELLDTLITYLWRVHGLDYYGMSEASEAKGLRHVRADNKTHDGTNASASDWEKKLDSFWLARLQGQDPLETLTAKDKIDAAATEALDPFVRKIRDEKYGWKYGCGAKGCTKLFHAPEFVHKHLRLKHPDLAIELTSKVREDLYFQNYMNDPSAPGGTPVMQQSASKVKIQRRKALLGDRLRDEHGNRRDLDRNHRDGDRDDMTDNSPRDANGAMEGENHEKSPYDTYGGQGLHGSFPSDVPPPPLLVPVPGAGPLGPFVPAPPEVAIRMLRETGGPSSFESNGGPRGIKGRLGPQVSVPAPILPSPAFRHDPRRIRSYQDLDAPEDDVTVIDYRSL, encoded by the exons ATGGCGGAGGCCGTCGAGGCGCCCGCCGATCCTCAGTCGGAGCCGCGTGAGAGCCCTCGCGATGGATCCCCCTCtcagctgccgccgccgccgccgcctcctaggAGGGACGGGGACTCGAGGGATAGGAAGGGCGACTGGCTCCCGAGCCGGCGCGAGGACCACCACGATTCCAGAAGCAGCTCGCCGCCTCTCCCCCCGCCTCCGGCGTCGGGGCGGCCAAGGGGCGAGAAGGATCGGGAGTACCGTAGGCGGAGCAGCCCGAGCCCGCCGCCTTACCGTGACCGCCGACGCTCGCCTCCCCGCCGGTCCCCTCCGCCTGGATCCTTTAAGCGAGCCAGGAGGGATGATGGTGGATACGACCGGCGCCGGGGTAGCCCGAGAGGGGGTTATGTTCCAGATGAcagaag ATACGGTTATGATTATGGTGGCGGTTATGATCGAGTTGGCTCGGGAAGTAGAGGTGGGTATGGTGATGAAAGGCCTTATGGTCGCCATATGTATCGTTCATCAG ATTTGCCTGATTCAGGACATGGTGGTTATGGTGATGGCCCTGAGTTTATTCAAAG GGGAGGTTTGATGTCATACAAGCAGTTCATTCAAGAACTTGAAGATGATATTTCACCTGCTGAAGCTGAGTGCAG GTACAAAGAATACAGATCTGAGTACATTTCCACTCAGAAGCAAGCTTATTTTGAAGCTCATAAGGAAGAACAATG GCTAAAAGACAAATATCATCCAACTAACTTGGTGGCAGTCATTGAAAG GAGGAAGGAACAGGCTAGGTCTATCGCGAAGGAATTTTTACTTGATTTGCAGAGTGGAATACTTGACCT TGGACCTGGATCAACAGCTTCATCAGCTAACAAATCTGGAAATGGTAGTGAACCAAACTCTGAAGATGAGGCTGGCCCTAGTGGCAAAAGGAGAAGACACGATAGGGGGCCGGCAAAAGAAAATGAGCTACTTTCTGCCACCCCCAAGGCTCACCCAGTTAGTTCTGAGCCACGGAGAATACAAAGTGACGTAGAACAAGCTCAGGCCTTGGTCCGTAAACTTGACATAGAAAAGGGTATCCAGGATAATGTTCTTTCTAGTAGTGGCCATGATAAGTTGGATGCAGAAAAATCACATGGGGGATCCATGGGGCCAATTGTAATTATACGTGGCTTGGCCACTGTCAAGGGCCTTGAGGGTGTTGAGTTGTTAGATACTTTGATTACTTATCTATGGCGTGTCCATGGCTTGGATTACTATGGCATGTCTGAAGCATCTGAAGCAAAGGGTCTTCGACATGTTAGAGCTGACAATAAGACTCATGATGGAACTAATGCTAGTGCATCTGATTGGGAAAAGAAACTTGATTCATTCTGGCTGGCAAGATTGCAAGGTCAGGATCCGTTGGAAACATTAACAGCCAAAGATAAGATTGATGCAGCAGCTACTGAGGCCCTAGATCCTTTTGTGAGGAAAATACGAGATGAAAAATATGGTTGGAAGTATGGATGTGGAGCCAAGGGCTGTACTAAGCTTTTCCATGCTCCTGAATTTGTTCATAAGCATCTCAGACTAAAACACCCAGACCTTGCGATTGAGCTGACCTCAAAAGTTCGAGAGGATCtgtattttcaaaattatatgaa TGATCCCAGTGCACCTGGTGGAACACCTGTCATGCAGCAATCTGCATCA AAGGTGAAAATACAAAGACGGAAAGCATTGTTGGGTGACCGGCTGAGAGATGAACATGGCAACCGCAGGGATCTTGACAGGAATCATAGAGATGGTGACAGGGACGATATGACTGACAATTCGCCTCGTGATGCCAATGGTGCCATGGAGGGGGAGAATCATGAAAAATCTCCATATGATACCTATGGTGGCCAAGGTTTGCATGGTTCTTTTCCTTCGGATGTTCCTCCTCCACCATTGTTGGTGCCCGTTCCCGGTGCTGG CCCGCTGGGACCTTTTGTCCCTGCCCCACCAGAGGTTGCCATCCGAATGCTGAGGGAGACTGGTGGACCCTCATCATTCGAATCTAATGGTGGACCTCGTGGTATCAAAGGAAGACTCGGTCCGCAAGTGAGTGTTCCAGCCCCAATTCTTCCCTCACCAGCATTCCGACATGATCCCCGTCGGATAAGAAG TTATCAAGATCTTGATGCGCCAGAGGACGATGTGACTGTCATAGACTACAGGAGCTTATAG
- the LOC135638313 gene encoding uncharacterized protein LOC135638313 isoform X1 — MTTRTIRRRLHHGDVDGRKSEFVEPSRFDIQNEPLLGNDNHSDNYKGYDDRHRQDWDDKTKEVDLHWTCLLSNLTVQWSQWLASIARGSGSVLGRLLSLSSITSVQFVPICLTPLQEERLRNLRRRLKVRFDGSHLDHQDALKQLWQSSYPNREVPPFKSDSWKEMGWQGCDPSTDFRGGGFISLENLIYFAKNYPNSFQMLLHKSEGRRAEWEYPFAVAGVNVSFMLIQMLDLQSDFPSSKAGVRFLGLLGNDEKAFDNLYCIAFCMLDAQWLARHASYMEFNEVLKFTRIQLERELALEDVTSIKDLPAYNMII, encoded by the exons ATGACAACAAGAACCATTAGAAGGCGGCTTCATCATGGAGATGTTGATGGAAGGAAAAGTGAGTTTGTGGAACCATCAAGATTTGATATCCAAAATGAACCACTACTTGGAAATGACAACCATTCAGACAATTATAAG GGATATGATGATAGACACAGACAAGATTGGGATGACAAAACAAAGGAAGTAGACCTTCACTGGACCTGCCTTTTGTCCAATTTGACTGTTCAGTGGTCTCAATGGTTAG cAAGTATTGCCCGTGGCTCTGGATCTGTTTTAGGAAGGTTATTATCACTTTCTTCTATTACAAGTGTACAATTTGTCCCAATTTGTCTTACTCCATTGCAG GAAGAAAGGTTGAGAAACCTGAGGCGGAGACTGAAGGTTCGGTTTGATGGATCTCATTTGGATCATCAA GATGCTCTGAAACAGCTTTGGCAGTCATCCTACCCTAATCGAGAAGTTCCCCCGTTTAAATCTGACTCATGGAAGGAAATGGGTTGGCAAGGTTGTGATCCATCAACCGATTTCAG GGGTGGTGGCTTTATATCATTGGAAAACCTCATCTATTTTGCCAAAAACTACCCG AATTCTTTCCAAATGCTGTTGCACAAATCAGAAGGTAGAAGAGCTGAGTGGGAGTATCCTTTTGCCGTAGCTGGCGTTAATGTATCATTCATGTTGATTCAGATGCTAGACTTGCAGTCAG ATTTTCCATCTTCAAAAGCAGGAGTTCGTTTCCTGGGACTGCTTGGAAACGATGAGAAAGCATTTGATAACCTCTATTGTATAGCTTTCTGTATGTTGGATGCTCAGTGGCTTGCAAGACATGCTTCTTATATGGAGTTCAAT GAGGTTCTGAAGTTCACAAGAATTCAGTTGGAGCGCGAACTTGCACTGGAAGACGTTACCAGCATAAAAGACTTGCCTGCATACAACATGATTATATAG